In Rhodococcus sp. OK302, one genomic interval encodes:
- a CDS encoding enoyl-CoA hydratase-related protein yields the protein MTENIVVSQPEPGIAVVELARGKVNAIDHRMYGEIADVFDGLSDESTVKAVVLTGRGHVFCAGNDLNDFRSMDSTSGEMQMRNVRRAMFNLIDCSVPVIAAVNGPALGSGFGLTASCDLVVASVKATFGLPEMNVGVLGGGRFTARMLPEQAMRRMFFTAEAVDAHTLERWGAPIEVVEHEALMETAMDRARSVASKSRYALTLAKKSLNGCEGMDLKRGYELEQNFTVRLSEHPDSKVAVEARMAALTNGKKP from the coding sequence ATGACAGAGAATATTGTTGTCTCCCAACCGGAGCCGGGCATTGCAGTGGTCGAGTTGGCGCGCGGCAAGGTCAACGCGATCGATCATCGAATGTATGGCGAGATTGCTGATGTCTTCGACGGATTGTCGGACGAATCGACAGTGAAAGCTGTTGTCCTGACAGGACGCGGTCACGTGTTCTGCGCCGGCAACGACCTGAATGACTTTCGTAGCATGGACTCCACGAGTGGCGAAATGCAGATGCGCAATGTTCGACGAGCGATGTTCAACCTCATCGATTGCTCGGTTCCGGTCATTGCTGCCGTCAACGGACCCGCGCTCGGCAGCGGGTTCGGTCTGACTGCATCTTGCGACCTGGTAGTCGCTTCGGTGAAGGCGACCTTCGGGCTTCCGGAGATGAATGTCGGCGTGCTGGGTGGTGGGCGATTCACAGCCCGCATGCTGCCAGAACAGGCGATGCGCCGGATGTTCTTCACCGCGGAAGCCGTCGACGCCCACACCTTGGAACGGTGGGGAGCGCCGATCGAGGTGGTGGAACACGAGGCTCTGATGGAAACCGCGATGGACCGCGCACGGTCTGTCGCGTCGAAGAGTCGTTACGCACTGACTCTGGCAAAAAAATCGTTGAACGGTTGCGAGGGTATGGATCTCAAACGTGGCTATGAGCTGGAACAGAATTTCACCGTCCGGCTATCCGAGCATCCGGATTCCAAGGTTGCAGTCGAGGCGCGGATGGCTGCGCTGACGAATGGGAAGAAACCATGA
- a CDS encoding AMP-binding protein, with the protein MWPTRPPTPELAQRYRESGHWRGRTVGHYLTRAAALYPDSVAVIDDDVQLTFADVDRDATILAAALHDAGIGAEDVVSFQLPNRAEAVVVYQAIMKVGAVANPIVPIYRGRELRFILGQARVSVVFIPASYRGFDYAAMYTRLLGDLPHLKKVVVLGNPEVSNADERMTTWTDFLRGSSAEAAKVIAALPEPDPDQVAVLLYTSGTTADPKGALHSHNTIVFENHSMIELFDLNEKDVIFNPSPVTHVTGVNCALTLPFLLGAPVVLQDQWDPEEALSKITRYGASFMIFSTPFLQGLVEASVAADLPTPSIRYIVCGGADIPDELTRSATDRLGTVVRMYGATEGPSVTSGNRWDTQQLRTRTDGRILAPTEVLIVDGSELSAAAGSVGEVLWRGPDTFLGYLDSSLNAAAFTADGFFRTGDLARFDETGAIHIEGRIKDIINRSGEKISTHEVENLLSEHPSVREVAVVAGPDATTGERGCAFVVTHDGKDLTLGEVYEFLSNREVAKQKIPESVFVVEVLPKTASGKIQKFALRDWTRDRSVVPPQMVDVIVHSAYEK; encoded by the coding sequence ATGTGGCCGACCCGCCCACCGACGCCCGAACTGGCCCAGCGCTACCGCGAGTCGGGACACTGGCGGGGCCGGACGGTCGGGCATTACTTGACTCGCGCAGCCGCGCTCTACCCGGATTCTGTGGCGGTAATCGACGACGATGTGCAGTTGACCTTCGCCGACGTCGACCGTGACGCAACCATCCTTGCGGCAGCGTTGCACGACGCGGGTATTGGTGCTGAGGATGTGGTTTCGTTCCAACTCCCGAACAGGGCAGAAGCCGTAGTTGTCTATCAAGCGATCATGAAAGTCGGCGCAGTCGCCAACCCCATCGTTCCGATCTATCGAGGGCGTGAGCTGCGGTTCATTCTTGGGCAGGCGCGAGTATCCGTTGTCTTCATACCCGCGTCGTACCGAGGATTCGACTATGCCGCGATGTACACGCGACTGCTCGGTGACTTGCCGCATCTGAAGAAAGTCGTTGTCCTCGGCAACCCTGAGGTAAGCAATGCCGACGAGCGGATGACGACCTGGACGGACTTCCTGCGCGGATCCTCGGCGGAGGCTGCGAAAGTGATTGCCGCACTCCCTGAGCCGGATCCTGATCAGGTCGCCGTCCTGCTTTACACCTCGGGTACGACTGCGGATCCGAAAGGCGCCTTGCATAGCCACAACACGATCGTGTTCGAAAACCATTCGATGATTGAGTTGTTCGATCTCAATGAGAAGGATGTCATCTTCAATCCGTCGCCGGTCACCCATGTGACAGGTGTGAATTGTGCGCTGACACTGCCCTTTCTGTTGGGAGCGCCCGTAGTGCTGCAGGATCAATGGGATCCCGAAGAGGCGCTGTCAAAGATCACTCGCTACGGCGCCAGTTTCATGATCTTCTCGACTCCGTTCCTTCAGGGGTTGGTCGAAGCCTCCGTTGCGGCGGACCTTCCCACTCCGTCGATCAGATATATCGTGTGCGGTGGTGCTGACATCCCAGACGAGTTGACACGTAGTGCGACGGATCGTCTCGGTACCGTCGTTCGTATGTACGGCGCCACGGAAGGCCCATCCGTGACGTCCGGAAATCGCTGGGATACACAACAATTGCGGACCCGCACCGACGGTCGTATTCTCGCACCTACAGAAGTTTTGATCGTCGACGGCTCCGAACTTTCCGCGGCGGCAGGTTCGGTTGGTGAGGTGTTGTGGCGGGGCCCCGACACGTTCCTGGGGTACCTCGATTCTTCGCTCAACGCTGCAGCGTTCACTGCTGACGGCTTCTTCCGAACTGGTGACTTGGCGCGCTTCGACGAGACGGGTGCAATCCACATCGAGGGTCGGATCAAGGACATTATCAATCGATCCGGAGAGAAGATCAGCACTCACGAGGTGGAGAACCTACTCAGTGAGCATCCCTCCGTCAGGGAAGTTGCTGTAGTAGCTGGGCCGGATGCGACAACCGGAGAACGTGGTTGTGCATTTGTCGTCACCCATGACGGCAAGGATCTGACTCTTGGTGAGGTTTACGAGTTCTTGTCCAATCGCGAGGTAGCCAAACAGAAGATCCCCGAGAGCGTATTTGTCGTTGAGGTGCTGCCGAAAACAGCAAGCGGCAAAATTCAGAAATTCGCGCTGCGCGACTGGACTCGTGATCGAAGTGTAGTTCCGCCGCAGATGGTCGACGTGATTGTCCATTCGGCGTATGAGAAGTGA
- a CDS encoding FadR/GntR family transcriptional regulator, with translation MTQDIARSAPSRVPKISERIANQIADKILGGDIEVGDRLPTEKEMVAEYGVARTSVREALRLLESRGLVTIRAGIGGGPVACRPQFEALGNTMKLFLQLEGANLSDVIDTRLTLEPVVAQLATPRITEEQLDDLQSALDTMRTRPDDYDNFIEKNALFHTIIYTASGNPVLRILMETLLLLVRDAEPSRHPEVTRIAAVEAQQLVLNAMRSRNASAAGDAMEAFVHDTAKYYRKRLAHIISEPVHWQL, from the coding sequence ATGACGCAGGACATCGCCCGTAGCGCACCGAGTCGGGTACCGAAAATATCGGAGCGCATTGCCAACCAAATCGCCGACAAGATCCTCGGAGGAGACATCGAGGTCGGGGACAGGCTGCCTACCGAGAAGGAGATGGTTGCCGAATACGGTGTTGCACGCACGTCCGTACGTGAAGCACTCCGCCTCCTCGAAAGTCGAGGCCTGGTCACTATCCGCGCCGGCATCGGAGGAGGCCCCGTCGCATGTCGGCCGCAGTTCGAAGCACTGGGAAACACCATGAAGCTGTTCCTGCAGCTAGAGGGGGCAAATCTCAGCGACGTCATCGATACGCGCCTGACCCTGGAACCAGTGGTCGCACAGCTTGCCACGCCTCGAATTACAGAAGAGCAACTCGACGATTTGCAGTCAGCGCTCGACACCATGCGCACGCGTCCCGATGACTACGACAATTTCATCGAGAAGAACGCACTGTTTCACACGATCATCTACACGGCGTCCGGGAACCCCGTCCTTCGCATTCTCATGGAGACACTACTTCTCCTCGTGCGCGACGCCGAGCCGTCACGACATCCGGAAGTCACCCGCATCGCCGCCGTCGAGGCACAGCAACTCGTACTCAACGCCATGCGTTCCCGAAACGCATCTGCTGCCGGAGATGCAATGGAGGCCTTCGTCCACGACACCGCGAAGTACTACCGCAAGCGCCTCGCACACATCATTTCCGAGCCGGTGCACTGGCAACTGTGA
- a CDS encoding MFS transporter translates to MESHTNSQADTRALDQTRRRGVLAAAVGTIVEYYDLTVYAYLAVVVSPLFFPGGDPTASLLASLAVFASAYLMRPIGGIFFGRLGDRHGRKRALLLSVLLMGAGSLLMAFLPVYESVGILAPILLVVARLVQGFSAGGELGGALTYVYETVGPKRKGLGASFVALGSNSGFALAAIAVGTVSALTTDAQMSSWGWRIPFLLGVPLLLFCLWTRTRIEDTPQFTDSTTTVDVAKAPLTELLRTHPKQVLQVFGLGVAQNATGYMVLTYVAIHLVRQGGYDRTQVTWMTALIIVLIALLMPVAGLLVDRFGSVPVAAAGLIGSGILAYPAMSLMNGHGLAVAGLAFFVFALGTPLIQVATAPLFPSLFKSRVRLTGVALGFNLATIATGGTAAYIATWLIDRTGNSLSPAYFLLGSCLVGIVTLFSIRTATYGGSRTSSASDAETVAPLSIR, encoded by the coding sequence GTGGAAAGTCACACGAATTCCCAGGCCGACACCCGAGCCCTCGACCAAACCAGGCGCCGCGGAGTTCTCGCCGCCGCAGTCGGAACCATCGTCGAGTACTACGACCTCACCGTCTACGCCTACCTGGCGGTAGTCGTGAGTCCCCTGTTCTTCCCCGGCGGAGATCCAACCGCCTCGCTACTCGCCAGCCTCGCAGTATTCGCGTCCGCATACCTCATGCGACCCATCGGCGGAATCTTCTTCGGCCGCCTTGGCGACAGACACGGACGGAAACGTGCGCTCCTGTTGTCAGTCCTGCTGATGGGCGCGGGCAGCCTACTCATGGCATTTCTGCCGGTCTACGAGTCGGTAGGCATTCTCGCACCGATTCTGCTTGTCGTTGCGCGACTGGTGCAGGGATTCTCAGCCGGCGGAGAGCTAGGCGGCGCACTGACATACGTGTACGAAACGGTCGGCCCAAAGCGCAAGGGCCTCGGGGCTTCGTTCGTCGCACTCGGCAGCAACTCCGGATTCGCACTCGCCGCGATCGCCGTCGGCACGGTCTCCGCACTCACCACAGATGCCCAAATGTCCAGCTGGGGATGGCGAATCCCATTCTTGCTGGGTGTGCCACTTCTCCTGTTCTGCCTGTGGACCCGTACCCGAATCGAAGACACTCCCCAATTCACTGACTCCACAACAACAGTCGATGTCGCAAAGGCGCCTCTCACAGAACTGCTCCGCACTCACCCCAAGCAAGTCCTACAGGTCTTCGGGCTGGGAGTAGCACAGAATGCCACGGGATACATGGTGCTCACCTACGTCGCCATCCATCTTGTCCGCCAAGGTGGTTACGACAGAACGCAAGTCACCTGGATGACGGCACTCATCATCGTCCTCATCGCTCTACTCATGCCCGTCGCCGGACTCCTCGTTGACAGGTTCGGCAGCGTCCCCGTCGCTGCAGCCGGCTTGATCGGATCCGGTATCCTCGCCTATCCCGCCATGTCACTGATGAACGGCCATGGACTCGCCGTTGCCGGTCTGGCGTTCTTCGTCTTCGCGCTCGGCACTCCACTCATCCAGGTCGCAACTGCACCACTCTTCCCGTCGCTCTTCAAGTCCCGAGTCAGGCTCACCGGCGTCGCACTCGGTTTCAACCTCGCGACCATCGCTACCGGTGGAACCGCCGCGTACATTGCTACTTGGCTGATCGATCGCACCGGAAATTCCCTTTCTCCCGCGTATTTCCTTCTCGGCTCCTGCTTGGTCGGCATCGTCACCTTGTTCAGCATTCGAACCGCGACGTACGGCGGATCGCGCACCTCATCCGCATCTGATGCGGAAACCGTTGCACCACTTTCTATTCGATAG